One genomic window of Bacillus mycoides includes the following:
- a CDS encoding HEAT repeat domain-containing protein, producing the protein MEEYIDDLLRRMGDEEPGIRQCAYEEARWLNDLSFFSCLQEKVTKARKAHIKTNLYFLITQLAINTKEMYIADYLIDRLESEESRVVLDSLLIDLSKLSEASNAHKIIPYIYHKNSGVRYSAVIALKLCKSLEAEDALLKLLTVEENRDDIVNICATLYEIGTKRSILLLTKLLHCDSAYIRSAAIETLAEIGRTDLQIVYIDALADSNVIVKYEAIRAIYTYGDEMAIKPICERVNKVVSRRRKNEVEPTDESEIVIALRFLHKFANHEEVLKTFDKVYKKRGNLFMSERKWLRDNITYFQEKERI; encoded by the coding sequence ATGGAAGAATATATAGATGATTTATTAAGGCGGATGGGTGATGAGGAACCAGGTATTCGACAATGTGCATATGAAGAGGCGAGATGGTTAAATGATTTATCGTTTTTTTCTTGTTTACAAGAGAAAGTAACAAAAGCAAGAAAAGCACATATAAAAACAAATCTATATTTTTTAATTACACAACTTGCAATAAATACTAAAGAGATGTATATTGCAGATTATTTGATAGATCGGTTAGAAAGTGAAGAAAGCAGGGTGGTGTTAGATAGTCTGCTCATAGATTTAAGTAAATTATCTGAAGCAAGCAATGCACATAAAATTATTCCTTACATATATCATAAAAATAGTGGAGTTCGTTATTCTGCTGTCATCGCTTTAAAGTTGTGTAAATCGTTGGAAGCAGAAGATGCTTTATTGAAGTTACTTACAGTGGAAGAGAATCGAGATGATATTGTAAATATATGTGCCACTTTATATGAGATTGGAACAAAGCGATCAATTCTACTTTTAACGAAACTTTTACACTGCGATAGTGCTTATATTCGTTCAGCGGCTATTGAGACTTTAGCGGAAATCGGAAGAACAGACTTACAAATAGTTTATATTGATGCTTTAGCTGATAGCAATGTCATAGTGAAATATGAGGCCATTCGAGCTATTTATACATATGGAGATGAAATGGCGATTAAGCCAATTTGTGAACGTGTGAATAAGGTTGTTTCTAGAAGACGTAAAAATGAAGTAGAGCCTACTGATGAATCAGAGATCGTCATCGCTCTTCGTTTCTTACATAAGTTTGCTAATCATGAAGAAGTTTTAAAGACGTTTGATAAAGTGTACAAAAAACGTGGAAACTTGTTTATGTCGGAGAGGAAGTGGCTTAGAGACAATATTACTTACTTTCAAGAGAAAGAAAGAATATAA
- the entC gene encoding cell wall-binding protein EntC, with translation MELLQNINASLRMLCSFVFSANKKIMVAIMRSTKTNAMEAIMKKFMGIATAAVFGLGIFTTSAKAETIVTTDVLNVRENPTTESQVVGKLLDGYKVNVLHTENGWSKVKLNSGKEAFISADYTKDTYYVTANVLNVRAGANTDSEILGKLKKDDVIETTNQVQNDWIQFEYNGKTAYVHVPYLTGKAPVKVQPVVKAEKVTNVQDTTKVRKAVKAGEAAEAQAKAKAGEATKAREAAEAQAEVKAQEAAKAREAAKAQAETKAQADAEAQAEAKAQEAAKAREAAKAQADAEAQAEAKAQEAAEAREAAKAQVAAEAREAAKAQAAAEAREAAKAQEATKAQEAAKAREAAKPQKPATQQPVAKETETSAPSSSRELRVEATAYTADPLENGYKAGDQVKSAMGHNLTANPNMKLIAVDPSVIPLGSKVWVEGYGVAIAGDTGGAIKGNKIDVLMPDKGSSSSWGRKTVTVKVLN, from the coding sequence ATGGAATTATTACAGAATATTAACGCCTCGTTACGAATGCTTTGTAGTTTTGTGTTTTCCGCAAATAAGAAAATAATGGTTGCTATAATGAGGTCAACGAAAACAAATGCAATGGAGGCTATTATGAAAAAATTTATGGGTATAGCAACAGCAGCGGTTTTTGGTCTTGGGATTTTCACAACATCTGCTAAAGCAGAAACAATCGTAACGACTGATGTACTAAATGTACGAGAAAACCCAACTACTGAATCACAAGTTGTCGGAAAGTTATTAGATGGATATAAAGTTAACGTTTTACATACAGAAAACGGATGGTCAAAAGTTAAATTAAATAGTGGTAAAGAGGCTTTCATAAGCGCTGACTACACAAAAGATACTTACTACGTAACAGCAAACGTATTAAACGTACGTGCTGGAGCAAATACAGATTCAGAGATTCTTGGTAAATTGAAAAAAGATGATGTAATCGAAACAACAAACCAAGTACAAAATGATTGGATCCAATTTGAATATAACGGCAAAACAGCTTATGTACACGTTCCTTACTTAACAGGGAAAGCACCAGTTAAAGTTCAGCCAGTAGTTAAAGCTGAAAAAGTAACTAACGTTCAAGACACAACTAAAGTTCGTAAAGCAGTTAAAGCCGGGGAGGCAGCTGAAGCTCAAGCAAAGGCTAAAGCCGGGGAAGCAACTAAAGCTCGTGAAGCAGCCGAAGCTCAAGCAGAAGTTAAAGCTCAGGAAGCAGCTAAAGCTCGTGAAGCAGCTAAGGCTCAAGCAGAAACTAAAGCTCAGGCAGATGCTGAAGCTCAAGCAGAAGCTAAAGCTCAAGAAGCAGCTAAAGCTCGTGAAGCAGCTAAAGCTCAGGCAGATGCTGAAGCTCAAGCAGAAGCTAAAGCTCAAGAAGCAGCTGAAGCTCGTGAAGCGGCTAAAGCTCAGGTAGCGGCTGAAGCTCGTGAAGCGGCTAAAGCTCAGGCAGCGGCTGAAGCTCGTGAAGCAGCTAAAGCTCAAGAAGCAACTAAAGCTCAAGAGGCAGCTAAAGCTCGTGAAGCGGCTAAACCTCAAAAACCAGCTACACAACAACCTGTTGCGAAAGAAACTGAAACAAGTGCACCATCTTCTTCTCGTGAATTAAGAGTTGAAGCAACAGCTTACACAGCAGATCCACTTGAAAATGGTTACAAAGCCGGAGACCAAGTAAAATCAGCTATGGGTCATAACTTAACAGCTAATCCAAACATGAAACTAATTGCAGTTGATCCAAGTGTAATTCCATTAGGTTCAAAAGTATGGGTTGAAGGTTACGGAGTAGCAATCGCTGGTGATACTGGTGGAGCTATTAAAGGAAATAAAATCGACGTTTTAATGCCAGACAAAGGTTCATCAAGTAGCTGGGGACGTAAAACAGTTACAGTTAAAGTATTAAACTAG
- a CDS encoding ABC transporter permease encodes MALSSIFAHKMRSILTMLGIIIGISAIITIISMGDGTNAKFKKELGQGKDTEVTIYYNNPDYGTDSAKITADMLKRLQTVPGVKDVYPDVSMKVKASSGSKDVSLDLKGGTGAFMTDAKIKLVHGRELNDSELKQAIPAVILNEEAFNKLFNGWESNLYTDIKGKPYKVVGVYETKNDFGMAMSEGYTSLENAPVISGVTEYDSVRLILTSPAERKSVEKQAASVLNEMKAPKFEHKFEAQDMGEFTKQLDESIGMMKMVFGGIAAISLLVGGIGVMNIMLVSVTERTREIGIRKALGATRGKVLTQFLIESCILTGLGGFIGFMLGIFFAWIVSIFAGWPLVISKELGLLSVGISMLIGIAFGLLPANKAAKLDPIECLRYE; translated from the coding sequence ATGGCCCTTTCCTCTATCTTTGCTCATAAAATGCGTTCTATATTAACGATGTTAGGTATTATTATTGGTATTAGTGCCATTATTACTATCATTTCAATGGGTGATGGTACAAACGCAAAGTTTAAAAAAGAGTTAGGCCAAGGAAAAGATACGGAAGTAACGATTTACTACAACAACCCTGATTACGGAACTGATAGTGCCAAAATTACAGCTGATATGTTAAAACGTCTTCAAACTGTGCCAGGCGTTAAAGATGTTTATCCAGATGTAAGTATGAAAGTAAAAGCATCTTCTGGTTCAAAGGATGTCTCTCTTGATTTAAAAGGTGGAACAGGCGCCTTCATGACAGATGCGAAAATAAAATTAGTTCACGGTCGTGAATTAAATGATAGTGAATTAAAGCAAGCAATCCCTGCTGTTATTTTAAATGAAGAAGCTTTCAATAAATTATTTAACGGCTGGGAATCAAATTTATACACTGACATAAAAGGAAAGCCATATAAAGTAGTCGGTGTGTATGAAACGAAAAATGATTTCGGAATGGCGATGTCAGAAGGTTATACATCACTTGAAAACGCTCCTGTAATCTCAGGAGTAACTGAGTATGACTCTGTAAGATTAATATTAACTTCGCCAGCAGAACGTAAAAGTGTAGAAAAACAAGCCGCTTCTGTTCTAAACGAAATGAAAGCTCCTAAATTTGAGCATAAATTCGAAGCTCAAGATATGGGTGAATTTACGAAGCAACTAGATGAATCAATCGGTATGATGAAAATGGTATTCGGTGGTATCGCTGCTATCTCTTTACTTGTTGGTGGTATCGGTGTAATGAACATCATGCTTGTATCTGTAACAGAACGTACACGTGAGATTGGTATTCGTAAAGCACTTGGTGCAACGCGTGGTAAAGTATTAACGCAATTCTTAATTGAATCTTGTATTTTAACAGGACTCGGTGGTTTCATCGGATTCATGCTCGGTATTTTCTTCGCTTGGATCGTCTCAATCTTTGCCGGATGGCCACTCGTTATCTCAAAAGAACTTGGACTTCTTTCAGTAGGTATTTCAATGCTAATCGGTATTGCATTCGGTCTACTACCAGCTAACAAAGCTGCAAAACTTGATCCAATTGAATGTTTACGATATGAGTAA
- a CDS encoding ABC transporter ATP-binding protein translates to MINLKGITKSFQNGAESVQILHGIDVTLNQGEFTSIMGPSGSGKSTLMNIIGCLDKPTTGTYELAGQNISNMSETELAHVRNKEIGFIFQNFMLLPRLTALQNVELPLIYAGVDKKERRERSLAALTKVGLADRATHLPNELSGGQKQRVAVARAIVNNPKFILADEPTGALDTKTSTQIMDLFYELNKQGSTIIMITHDREIGEAAARQIVIRDGNIVQDWRG, encoded by the coding sequence ATGATTAACTTAAAAGGCATCACGAAATCCTTCCAAAATGGTGCAGAGTCCGTTCAAATATTACACGGAATTGACGTAACACTGAACCAAGGAGAATTCACTTCTATTATGGGACCATCTGGTTCTGGTAAATCAACATTAATGAACATTATCGGTTGCTTAGATAAACCAACGACAGGTACGTACGAACTAGCTGGTCAAAACATTTCAAACATGTCTGAGACAGAACTTGCACACGTTCGTAATAAAGAGATCGGGTTCATATTCCAAAACTTCATGTTATTACCGAGACTTACAGCACTTCAAAATGTAGAACTACCTCTTATTTACGCTGGAGTCGATAAAAAAGAAAGACGCGAACGCTCATTAGCTGCTTTAACAAAAGTAGGTTTAGCTGATCGTGCTACTCACTTACCGAACGAATTGTCAGGTGGTCAAAAGCAACGTGTCGCCGTTGCCCGTGCAATCGTAAATAACCCGAAATTCATCTTAGCCGATGAACCAACAGGTGCACTTGATACGAAAACAAGTACACAAATTATGGACCTCTTTTACGAATTAAACAAACAAGGCTCAACAATCATTATGATTACCCATGACCGTGAAATCGGGGAAGCGGCAGCACGTCAAATTGTAATTCGTGACGGAAATATCGTCCAAGATTGGAGAGGTTAA
- a CDS encoding efflux RND transporter periplasmic adaptor subunit, giving the protein MKKKNKVLITSVVAIGIAAGSYFALAGGSSEVAMAYGGYKVTEKQIENAQKFGGEVIPNGIETISFDPTKGTYELAVKKGDEVKKGQLLFKYNDPTAKQGVTEAEMQKKLANKEVDLLNKQLNAAKQKLQKDKNAGLPQEALKASEIEVQQLESQLEMKKFEVEKADEMIKVAKEKVNTLSVTSPADGVIDDIVKTADEKTGMSGITLRHAGQFKVKGQLSEYELASMKVGQEVTVSSKTVAGKTWTGKVTEIGSTPLKSMDENKTVSNYQFTVTLDNSEELQNGFHVYVTSKSGEATGTIVPKSSIVKKGDKNVVFVVKDGKAKEQAVTVEFETDSEAKVSGVKKGEQIISKPEKDLKDGMEVVVE; this is encoded by the coding sequence ATGAAGAAGAAAAATAAAGTGTTAATTACTAGTGTAGTAGCAATCGGAATTGCAGCTGGATCATATTTCGCTTTAGCTGGCGGTAGTTCAGAAGTAGCAATGGCATATGGCGGTTATAAAGTTACGGAAAAACAAATTGAAAATGCACAAAAATTTGGCGGCGAAGTTATTCCAAATGGAATTGAAACAATTTCATTCGATCCAACAAAAGGTACGTATGAATTAGCTGTTAAAAAAGGTGATGAAGTGAAAAAAGGTCAGCTTCTGTTTAAATATAATGACCCTACCGCTAAACAAGGTGTAACGGAAGCAGAAATGCAAAAGAAACTTGCTAACAAAGAAGTTGACTTACTAAACAAACAACTAAATGCAGCAAAACAAAAATTACAAAAAGATAAAAATGCCGGCCTTCCTCAGGAAGCATTAAAAGCATCGGAAATCGAAGTGCAACAATTAGAATCACAACTTGAAATGAAGAAGTTTGAAGTAGAAAAAGCTGATGAAATGATTAAAGTAGCAAAAGAGAAAGTAAACACACTTTCTGTAACGAGCCCTGCTGATGGTGTAATTGACGATATCGTGAAAACTGCTGATGAAAAAACAGGTATGAGTGGCATTACACTTCGTCACGCTGGTCAATTTAAAGTAAAAGGCCAACTTTCTGAATATGAACTTGCTAGTATGAAGGTTGGGCAAGAAGTAACTGTTTCATCAAAAACGGTCGCTGGTAAGACTTGGACAGGGAAAGTAACAGAAATCGGTTCTACACCATTAAAGAGCATGGACGAAAATAAAACTGTTTCTAATTATCAATTCACTGTCACATTAGACAATAGTGAAGAATTACAAAACGGCTTCCATGTATACGTAACGAGTAAATCTGGCGAAGCAACTGGTACGATTGTTCCGAAAAGCAGCATTGTGAAAAAAGGTGACAAAAATGTTGTCTTCGTTGTAAAAGATGGTAAAGCGAAAGAACAAGCGGTTACTGTTGAATTCGAGACAGATAGCGAAGCAAAAGTTTCTGGAGTGAAAAAAGGAGAGCAAATTATCTCTAAACCTGAAAAAGACTTAAAAGATGGTATGGAGGTTGTCGTTGAATGA
- a CDS encoding YwaF family protein: MEAYFSAYPLKPFIPYSRQHAIILFIVLVGIIFLYQYQDVLRQSEWNITVRYAIAFLFVGSEIGLHMWEWEAGIFELGTSLPFELCTISLLLASIMIVTKSYRIYEIVFFTGIIGASQAILTPNLQYAFPHFRFIEFFIAHVLLIWAPLFMTWVEGYRPTLQSIKRTMIFLNIVIPIVSFVNYKTGGNYMFLAHKPETASLLDMLGPYPYYIISLEIAALIGCFILYMPFAKREEHVHKKSLGS; this comes from the coding sequence ATGGAAGCTTATTTTAGTGCGTATCCATTAAAACCATTTATTCCATACTCAAGACAACATGCCATTATATTATTTATTGTGTTGGTGGGGATAATTTTTTTGTATCAATACCAAGATGTATTACGTCAAAGTGAGTGGAATATAACGGTTCGATATGCGATTGCATTTCTATTTGTAGGAAGTGAAATTGGGCTTCATATGTGGGAATGGGAAGCAGGTATTTTTGAGCTAGGCACTTCATTACCATTTGAGTTATGTACGATAAGTTTATTGTTAGCATCGATTATGATTGTAACGAAAAGTTATAGAATATATGAGATTGTGTTTTTTACAGGAATTATCGGTGCATCACAAGCTATTTTAACGCCAAACTTGCAATACGCTTTTCCACATTTTCGCTTTATAGAATTCTTCATTGCACATGTATTACTCATTTGGGCACCGCTCTTTATGACGTGGGTAGAAGGATATAGACCGACCTTGCAATCGATTAAGCGTACGATGATATTTTTAAACATAGTAATTCCAATCGTTTCATTCGTGAATTATAAAACGGGCGGTAATTATATGTTTTTAGCTCATAAGCCAGAAACTGCTTCATTACTCGATATGCTAGGGCCGTATCCTTATTATATTATTTCATTAGAAATTGCAGCGCTTATTGGATGTTTCATTTTGTATATGCCGTTTGCGAAAAGAGAAGAGCATGTGCATAAAAAATCGCTAGGATCATAA
- a CDS encoding ABC transporter permease subunit translates to MVKKVFLNGMEMTIQFIISILGIIFLGALPKLFYGFELNVSAYIQSLKEVFANLMDISNLQYVRDKFLFPQLFVHYKETIVIFLAAFCISLFVAFCIVYMIMSSSPRIQHRIKSFLIFLESIPDILLILGSQILVIWFFKQTGFLPFQIASIGGESIRGLPIFCLSIPTTIMFVKMLVLRFENELEKDYVLFAKAKGLDRFHILNRHILRNVLLSTLFFAKTNVFFMLSNLYIIEWIFNTGGIFMFLKSYEGIRVEVFIVSVLLIYIPIFILFKLFHYLIPAAMKERL, encoded by the coding sequence GTGGTCAAAAAAGTTTTTCTGAATGGGATGGAAATGACAATTCAATTTATCATTTCAATTTTGGGTATTATTTTTTTAGGGGCACTGCCGAAATTATTTTATGGATTTGAGCTGAATGTATCAGCGTACATACAGAGTCTAAAAGAAGTATTTGCGAACTTAATGGATATCTCCAATTTGCAATATGTGAGAGATAAATTTTTATTTCCACAGTTGTTTGTCCATTATAAAGAAACGATTGTTATTTTTTTAGCTGCATTTTGCATTTCGTTATTTGTAGCATTTTGTATCGTTTATATGATTATGAGTAGTTCACCGCGTATACAGCACCGAATTAAATCATTTCTCATCTTTCTAGAATCCATTCCAGACATTCTTCTTATTTTAGGATCACAAATTTTAGTTATATGGTTTTTTAAACAAACAGGTTTTTTACCTTTTCAAATTGCGTCAATCGGAGGCGAGTCGATTAGAGGATTGCCAATATTTTGTTTGAGTATACCGACTACGATTATGTTTGTAAAAATGTTAGTGCTTCGTTTTGAAAATGAGCTGGAAAAAGATTATGTATTATTTGCTAAGGCGAAAGGGCTGGATCGTTTTCATATTTTAAATCGTCATATTTTACGAAATGTGTTGCTTAGTACACTTTTCTTTGCGAAAACGAATGTTTTTTTTATGTTATCTAATTTATATATTATAGAATGGATTTTTAATACGGGTGGTATTTTTATGTTTTTGAAATCGTATGAGGGTATTAGGGTTGAGGTTTTCATCGTTAGTGTGCTGCTTATTTATATTCCGATTTTTATTTTATTCAAATTGTTTCATTATCTCATTCCAGCTGCGATGAAGGAGAGATTATAA
- a CDS encoding ABC transporter permease, with protein sequence MWTYIKRDKRFWISIGFLLILVLLSIGNMIWNDGQIKKVTLQYDASGNPEVPPFSPSLQFLLGTDWKGYDLLHLVIEGAKWTIGISILIAALRMVIGVFFGVVLGTYIKRGFSKIEAFFDSFTVIPTVMIAYFFLQSVNTFGSGEETTTFFERASFQVVLLVMLVMPVIALYVAKEVRKLQTEEFIDAARILGGSRRHIVIKHLFPHLYMTFILVFLQQFTQTLTILLHLGLLEVFFGGTVKFLGPVEEIDSYTHEWSGLIGVYFRSLTVHPWIPLVPITFFGLTIFSGNMIVKSIEEAMMKVRLGGEIKKTDVEKEQPAVQSKEELFTFKHTM encoded by the coding sequence ATGTGGACGTATATAAAACGCGATAAAAGGTTTTGGATAAGCATTGGGTTTCTTCTCATATTAGTTCTTTTGAGCATCGGAAATATGATATGGAATGATGGACAGATTAAAAAAGTTACACTGCAATATGATGCGTCAGGAAACCCAGAAGTGCCACCATTTTCACCTTCATTACAATTTTTACTCGGGACAGACTGGAAAGGATATGACCTTTTACATTTAGTCATTGAAGGCGCGAAGTGGACGATTGGTATATCTATTTTAATTGCGGCACTTAGAATGGTAATAGGTGTGTTTTTTGGTGTTGTACTCGGAACGTACATAAAAAGAGGGTTTTCAAAAATCGAGGCTTTTTTTGATAGTTTTACAGTTATTCCAACAGTTATGATTGCGTATTTCTTTCTCCAATCTGTGAATACCTTTGGAAGTGGAGAGGAAACAACAACTTTCTTTGAAAGGGCTTCGTTTCAAGTTGTATTACTTGTAATGCTTGTGATGCCAGTTATTGCACTGTATGTTGCGAAAGAAGTTCGTAAATTACAAACGGAAGAATTTATTGATGCCGCGCGCATATTAGGTGGATCAAGAAGACACATTGTTATAAAGCATCTTTTTCCGCACCTATATATGACGTTTATACTTGTATTTCTTCAGCAGTTTACGCAGACTCTTACTATTTTACTGCACTTAGGGTTACTGGAAGTATTCTTTGGCGGAACTGTTAAGTTTTTAGGACCGGTAGAAGAAATAGACTCTTACACACATGAATGGTCAGGTTTAATTGGAGTTTATTTTAGATCATTAACAGTGCATCCGTGGATTCCTCTCGTTCCAATTACATTTTTTGGACTTACTATCTTTTCAGGAAATATGATTGTGAAAAGCATAGAAGAAGCGATGATGAAAGTAAGGTTAGGCGGTGAGATAAAGAAGACAGATGTAGAAAAGGAACAACCTGCTGTGCAGTCAAAAGAAGAGCTATTTACGTTTAAACATACGATGTGA
- the brnQ2 gene encoding branched-chain amino acid transport system II carrier protein BrnQ2 has product MRTTLKPAQILSISLLLFAVFFGAGNMIFPPLLGLSSGENMWISITGFIITDVGLSLLAIVAVALAGGSFNTLASRVHPKFAAVFAIIIYLSIGPLFVIPRTGTVSYEIGIAPLFPDQWYSMLVFSAIFFTVVYFLSLNPSKLVDHIGKILTPILLVIIAIMATKAILSPGSFTEPIGDYKDIPFFKGFLEGFLTLDAIGALVLSTIVVNAIRQNGIQDKKSIAKYTIICGSIAALFLTIVYFLLGYIGASNGNLGQFENGGQLLATVMYQFFGTSGNVLLSIAIIFACLTTAIGVVSAFANYFATVLTNVSYKKLVLYVCIFSFIISNLGLSLLIKITLPVLIILYPITIILIFVSFIDKYTKRKPSVYIGAMIAAFIISCIHALDNVGMIPNFIANIVHTIPFYNLGIGWIVPAIIGGIIGYCIPQTEAEGEVSAK; this is encoded by the coding sequence ATGCGTACAACTTTAAAACCAGCGCAAATACTTTCGATTAGTTTATTGCTATTCGCAGTTTTCTTCGGTGCTGGTAATATGATTTTCCCGCCCCTTCTCGGCCTTTCTTCCGGAGAAAACATGTGGATTTCCATTACAGGATTTATTATTACAGATGTCGGTTTATCTTTACTAGCTATCGTGGCTGTTGCCCTTGCCGGTGGTAGTTTTAATACTTTAGCAAGCCGTGTTCATCCAAAATTCGCAGCAGTATTCGCTATCATTATTTATCTTTCAATCGGCCCACTATTTGTTATTCCACGAACTGGAACTGTATCTTACGAAATTGGAATCGCACCACTTTTCCCAGATCAATGGTATTCTATGTTAGTTTTTAGCGCTATTTTCTTTACAGTCGTTTACTTCCTATCATTAAATCCATCCAAATTAGTAGATCATATCGGTAAAATATTAACGCCAATTTTACTTGTAATTATTGCAATTATGGCAACAAAGGCAATTCTTTCACCAGGATCATTCACTGAGCCTATCGGTGACTACAAAGACATCCCGTTTTTCAAAGGATTTCTTGAAGGATTTTTAACTTTAGATGCAATTGGAGCACTCGTATTATCAACGATTGTTGTAAATGCAATTCGTCAAAACGGTATACAAGATAAGAAATCGATTGCGAAATATACAATTATTTGCGGAAGCATTGCTGCCCTTTTCTTAACAATTGTTTATTTCTTACTCGGTTATATTGGCGCTTCAAACGGAAACTTAGGACAATTTGAAAACGGCGGTCAGCTATTAGCTACTGTTATGTATCAATTCTTTGGGACAAGCGGGAATGTTTTATTAAGTATCGCAATTATCTTTGCTTGTTTAACGACTGCAATCGGTGTTGTAAGTGCATTCGCAAACTATTTCGCAACAGTGTTAACGAATGTTTCATACAAGAAACTGGTACTATACGTTTGTATCTTTAGCTTCATCATTTCAAACTTAGGCTTAAGCTTATTAATTAAAATTACATTACCTGTATTAATTATTTTATATCCAATTACCATCATTTTAATTTTCGTATCATTTATTGATAAATATACGAAACGTAAACCTTCTGTCTATATCGGAGCGATGATCGCGGCATTCATTATTAGCTGTATTCATGCACTTGATAATGTGGGAATGATTCCAAACTTTATCGCTAATATCGTACACACTATTCCTTTTTATAACTTAGGAATAGGCTGGATCGTTCCGGCAATAATCGGTGGTATAATCGGATACTGTATTCCGCAAACAGAAGCTGAAGGTGAAGTTTCTGCAAAATAG
- the cotJC gene encoding spore coat protein CotJC, which translates to MWIYEKKLQYPVKVSTCNPALARLLVEQYGGADGELAAALRYLNQRYTIPDKVVGLLTDIGTEEFAHLEMIATMIYKLTKDATPEQMKAAGLDAHYANHDSALFYHNAGGVPFTATYIQAKGDPIADLYEDIAAEEKARATYQWLIDLSDDPDINDSLRFLREREIVHSQRFREAVEILKEERDRQIYF; encoded by the coding sequence ATGTGGATTTATGAAAAAAAATTACAATATCCTGTTAAAGTGAGTACTTGTAATCCAGCACTCGCAAGATTACTAGTTGAACAGTACGGTGGTGCGGACGGCGAACTAGCTGCTGCTCTTCGCTACTTAAATCAGCGTTATACTATTCCTGACAAAGTCGTTGGCTTACTAACTGATATTGGTACAGAAGAGTTCGCCCATTTAGAAATGATTGCTACAATGATTTATAAATTAACAAAAGATGCAACACCTGAACAAATGAAAGCTGCCGGATTAGACGCGCATTATGCGAATCATGACAGCGCTTTGTTTTATCATAATGCAGGTGGTGTTCCTTTTACTGCTACTTACATTCAAGCAAAAGGAGACCCTATCGCAGATTTATACGAGGATATTGCAGCTGAAGAAAAAGCACGAGCGACTTATCAATGGCTAATTGATTTATCAGACGATCCCGATATAAATGATAGCTTACGCTTTTTACGCGAACGAGAAATTGTCCATTCACAACGTTTCCGAGAGGCTGTAGAAATTTTAAAAGAAGAACGTGATAGACAAATTTATTTTTAA